In Cellvibrio polysaccharolyticus, a genomic segment contains:
- a CDS encoding lysophospholipid acyltransferase family protein — MLYLRSLIFVIGHNLTGVLAGLVAVIIWPLLPYSLRWKIVTLWNRFTLAWLRICCGVKLNIVGEVDRSAYPCVVMANHQSTWETMFLQYYFGPVSTILKKELLRIPFFGWGLASLRPIAIDRNNPIQALKDVKSKGLLRLKQGNNLLVFPEGTRVPLGEKGNYARSGADIACSAGVPVIPIAHNGAECWPNKSLIKYPGTITVVIGAPISTEGRDRKELTESVKNWIEEQVATFPPARADGLRPWLDEKSQ; from the coding sequence GTGCTCTACCTACGCTCCCTGATTTTCGTTATTGGCCACAACCTCACCGGTGTGCTCGCCGGTCTGGTCGCGGTCATCATCTGGCCGCTGCTGCCCTACTCCCTGCGCTGGAAAATTGTCACCCTGTGGAATCGCTTCACCCTCGCATGGCTGCGCATTTGCTGCGGCGTAAAACTGAACATTGTGGGTGAAGTCGACAGGAGCGCCTACCCTTGCGTGGTCATGGCCAATCACCAAAGCACCTGGGAAACCATGTTTCTGCAATATTATTTCGGCCCGGTGAGTACCATTTTGAAAAAGGAATTGCTGCGCATTCCTTTTTTCGGTTGGGGGCTCGCCTCGCTGCGGCCGATTGCGATTGACCGCAACAACCCGATTCAAGCGCTTAAAGATGTTAAAAGCAAAGGGCTGCTGCGCCTGAAACAGGGAAATAACTTGCTGGTATTTCCCGAAGGCACCCGCGTGCCGCTCGGCGAGAAAGGCAACTATGCCCGCAGCGGTGCCGATATCGCCTGCAGTGCCGGTGTGCCGGTTATACCCATTGCCCACAACGGTGCCGAATGCTGGCCAAACAAAAGCCTGATCAAATATCCTGGCACCATTACTGTGGTTATCGGCGCGCCTATCAGCACCGAAGGGCGCGATCGCAAGGAACTGACCGAGAGCGTAAAAAACTGGATCGAAGAACAAGTGGCCACGTTTCCACCCGCACGCGCCGATGGTTTACGCCCCTGGCTGGATGAAAAAAGTCAGTAA
- the gmhB gene encoding D-glycero-beta-D-manno-heptose 1,7-bisphosphate 7-phosphatase, whose amino-acid sequence MKLIILDRDGVINHDRNDYVKSADECVPVEGSIEAIARLHQAGYTVVVATNQSGLARGKFDLDDLEAIHHKLTRLVEEQGGEISAIFYCPHAPEDNCKCRKPKTGLLDAIEAEFNTSVEGVRFIGDTLRDIQAGESKACLPILVKSGKGSATLADLQQTTDPELAALLTRLPVFENLAAVADDLLSQQD is encoded by the coding sequence ATGAAACTGATCATCCTCGACCGCGATGGTGTTATTAATCACGACCGCAATGATTACGTAAAATCGGCTGATGAATGTGTGCCCGTTGAAGGCAGCATTGAAGCGATTGCGCGCCTGCACCAGGCCGGTTACACCGTGGTCGTTGCCACCAACCAATCGGGCCTTGCCCGTGGCAAATTTGATCTCGACGACCTCGAAGCCATCCACCACAAACTCACCCGGCTGGTAGAAGAACAGGGCGGTGAAATCAGCGCCATCTTCTACTGCCCGCACGCCCCGGAAGACAACTGCAAATGCCGCAAACCCAAAACCGGCTTGCTGGATGCCATCGAAGCCGAATTCAACACCTCGGTAGAAGGCGTCAGATTTATCGGTGATACCCTGCGTGACATCCAGGCAGGTGAAAGCAAAGCCTGTCTGCCAATACTGGTGAAAAGCGGCAAAGGCAGCGCCACCCTGGCAGACCTGCAACAAACCACCGACCCGGAACTGGCAGCGCTGCTGACCAGACTGCCGGTATTTGAAAATCTCGCCGCGGTTGCGGATGATTTGCTCAGCCAACAGGATTAA